In the genome of Thermoproteus tenax Kra 1, the window CCATGTAGATCGTCAGAAAGACCTTCGAGCTGTTGTACGCAAGGCCGATGGAGACGTAGTTGTTGCAGGGGTTCAACAGGGAGATACGGTGCCCCCAATGTGATCCAGAGTCGTTGTAGACCATCGCGTTTATCGCCCAACTGATGAAGCCCGTGACGTTGATGTGGCATCCGTAACGTTGGAGGAGATAGATGGATCCCCCGCATCCCATCGCGGCAATGTTTTCCCCTACGGCGTACTTTCCGCCGTCAAGCAATGTGTAGTAGTAGGTGGGCTCTCTGCCCTCTGCGTCGTAGTGGCTGTATATGCCGGTCTTCAACATATACTCGGCGCGGAACTGCGGAGTCTTCAGAGGCATCCACTGGACGGGCGGGACGCCCTCCCTCTCCCTGACCTCGTTGAGGTAGTCCAGGGCGAACTTCTGTAACGGAGTGAGGGTCACGTTGTAGGTCTCCTCGGGAGGCACGGGCGGCAGAGTACGGATGTGAATGGACGAAAGAGTGGCGTTGAGGTACGTGAAGAGGCGTTGGAGCGCGCTCTGGACTGCCCCCTCCAGTTGGGTTGCGTTGACGCGGATCGCGTTAAGCCCCTCCTGGGCGACCTCCCAGGCTGTGTGCAACGCCGGCCTTGCGTAGAGGAGGAGAAGGACGGCGAGTAAGGCCGTGAGGGCCAACGCGAGCCGTCTCACA includes:
- a CDS encoding CAP domain-containing protein, whose amino-acid sequence is MRRLALALTALLAVLLLLYARPALHTAWEVAQEGLNAIRVNATQLEGAVQSALQRLFTYLNATLSSIHIRTLPPVPPEETYNVTLTPLQKFALDYLNEVREREGVPPVQWMPLKTPQFRAEYMLKTGIYSHYDAEGREPTYYYTLLDGGKYAVGENIAAMGCGGSIYLLQRYGCHINVTGFISWAINAMVYNDSGSHWGHRISLLNPCNNYVSIGLAYNSSKVFLTIYMVSKWVRWIKPPTYNGSRFTAEGYVNDTFGSTYYVVVFYYAPNSSYVKLHHYDWGTPIATFTIYPEGKNGAFWLIDVDVPFKAQRPGLYTFVILGYYEKNIIWEPRPGERESSEREECPLDTYTIEVS